CACCGTCTTGAGGGTCTCAAGGACCGTGAGCGAACCGAAGAGACGTGCGTTCTGGAAGGTGCGCCCGACTCCGAGGCCGGCGCGCCGGTGCGGCGGCAAAGACGCCAGGTCCACCGGCGACCCGTCCGCCGACCGCAACCAGATCTCTCCGCCGTCGGGGTTGACGAAACCGGAGATGGCGTCGAAGGCGGTCGTCTTGCCCGCCCCGTTGGCGCCGATGACGCCGACGATCTCCTCGTCGCCGACGGTGAAGCTGACCGCATCGAGGGCCGTCACCCCGCCGTAGCGTTTGGTGACGTCGCGGCATTCGAGGAGGGGGATCACAGCGCGCCCACCGCGTCGACGAGTTGGCGGTCCTCGGCGACCAGCTCGCCGTGGACGGTCGAGCGGCGGCGGACGAAGCGTGCCATCGTCGCGACACCGCCGGGGTTGACGACCATGACGAGGATCAGGAGGGCGCCGGCGACGATCTCCGCTCCCGACCCGGTCGACGACGCGGACGCCCGGCTGGTGAAGACGAGGGGCAGCAGGCCGAAGACGCTCGACGCGAGAACCGCTCCGCCGATCGAACCGATCCCGCCGACCACGACGTAGGCGAGCCAGGTGATCGAGAAGAAGATGTCGGTGTAGTTGCCGCCCGGCTGGCCTATGACGTAGGTGAGCACCGCGCCGGCAACCGACGCGACCGCGCCGGCGAGGACGAACCCGCTGAGCTTGGTCCTGGTGGTGTCGATCCCGTACGCGGAGGCGACCGTGTCCGAGTCGCGCACCGCGTAGAAGGCCCTGCCCGGGCGGGTGACCGAGACCCTCCAGCACAGCAGTGTCACCACCGCGGCGACGGCGAGCAGGCAGTAGTAGGTGCCGAGTGTCGTGTTCACGTGCCAGCCGAACAGGTCGGGATGGGCGGCTCCCGCGTGGCCGAGACTCACGTTGCCGGCGACCAGGCGCGAGGCGCCGTAACCGAACGCGAGCGTCGCTATCGCGAGGTAGAGGCCGCGCAGGCGCAGCGCCGGCAGGCCGATGAGCAGGCTGAACGGCACTGACAGGAGCGCCGCGAACACCACCGGCAGGGGGAACGGAAGGTGCAGCGAATCGGAGCCGATCAGGGTGCCCACTCCGCCGACGGCGATGAACGCACCCTGCGCGAGGCTTATCTGACCGACCCATCCGGTGAGGACCACCACCGACAGGGCGAGCATGAAGTAGGCGAGGCCGATGGTGAAGTCGAGCCCGTAGACGTCGTGGTTGATGCCCGTCACCGGCCACGCGATCAGCGCCACCGCGCCGACGGCGATCAGAACCCGCTTGAGCCGCCGCTGCCTGGCCTGGTCGGACGAGGTCCAGTCGAGTCCGAGCGCTGACCGCCACAACCGCCAGGCCTGTATCGGGTCGAATGCCCGCGCGAGCAACGGCTGGCGCGACAGCGGCTTGGTCGTCACACCCGAATCCTCGTCCTCGCGGCTGCTTGCGAAGATCCACGACGGCCGCGCCACGAGCACCGCGAGAGCGACGAGGATGCTGGCCGCCTCGGGCATCCCGGTCTGGGTCCAGTTGTGCCCGAGGAAGTGGATGCCCGTCGAGGGGTAGTAGGCCTGGACGAGCTCCTGCAGAACCCCGAGGCCGATGCCGGCGCCGAACGCGACGGGCAGCGAGGTCATCCCGCCGATCACCGCGGCGATGAAACCGACAACGGCGGTCAGGGTGAGGTTGGTGGTGTTGAGGTCCACCTGCTCGGCCGAGAGCAGGATGCCGATGAAACCGGCGAGCATCGTGCCCCCGACCCAGGAGAGCACCGACAGGCGACGTGCGGAGACACCGCACAACTGAGCGACGTCCCTCTTTGACGAAAGTGCCCGGATGGCAAGCCCCGTACGGGTCCAGCGGAAGAACGCGAACACGAGACCGGAGAGGAGGAGCGAGAGGATGAGGATGCCGAGTCGTTCGTAGGTGAGGTACACGCCGAGGAAGTGGATCGTGTGCGCCCGGGAGAACGGGGCTTCGGGGCCGGTGACGAAGCGGTCCTGGAGGCCGAACATCTTCCCGGCCATGCCGGTCAGGATCAGGTAGAGGCCCACCGACACGATGATGAGAGCGATGGTCGGCGCCTCGGCGAACGGTCTCATCACCAGGCGTTCGATCAGGTAACCGAGCACGCCCGCCACCGCGAGGCTGACCGGCATCATCGCCCAGAAGGCGGGGTGGAAGCGGTGGTGCAGGTTCAGATGGAAGAAGAGAAGGTGCCAGTGGATCGCGTAGGTGTGTCCCGCGAGCGCCTGGTAGTGCAGCAGCGCGACGAACGTGGCGGTGGTGCCGAACGCGAAGTTGGGAACCCTCGTCGCCTTGTACATCGAGACGATGCCGAGCCCCATCACCGAGTAGACGGACCCGGCGATGACCCCCAGGATGAGCACCGTCGGCAGCGCGAGTCTCATCTGCTCACGCCTCCGGGTGGTCCACTGGAGCGAGGGTCACCCGCCAGGGTGCGACCAGGTTCAAGCCGAAGAGGGCGGCGAGCGCGGCGAGGATGAGTCCGGCCATCTCGAGCGTGGTGCGCGCCGGCAGCAGCGCGCCGACGGTGGTCACCAGCCGGGGCGGAGAG
The window above is part of the Acidimicrobiales bacterium genome. Proteins encoded here:
- a CDS encoding ABC transporter permease, whose translation is MRLALPTVLILGVIAGSVYSVMGLGIVSMYKATRVPNFAFGTTATFVALLHYQALAGHTYAIHWHLLFFHLNLHHRFHPAFWAMMPVSLAVAGVLGYLIERLVMRPFAEAPTIALIIVSVGLYLILTGMAGKMFGLQDRFVTGPEAPFSRAHTIHFLGVYLTYERLGILILSLLLSGLVFAFFRWTRTGLAIRALSSKRDVAQLCGVSARRLSVLSWVGGTMLAGFIGILLSAEQVDLNTTNLTLTAVVGFIAAVIGGMTSLPVAFGAGIGLGVLQELVQAYYPSTGIHFLGHNWTQTGMPEAASILVALAVLVARPSWIFASSREDEDSGVTTKPLSRQPLLARAFDPIQAWRLWRSALGLDWTSSDQARQRRLKRVLIAVGAVALIAWPVTGINHDVYGLDFTIGLAYFMLALSVVVLTGWVGQISLAQGAFIAVGGVGTLIGSDSLHLPFPLPVVFAALLSVPFSLLIGLPALRLRGLYLAIATLAFGYGASRLVAGNVSLGHAGAAHPDLFGWHVNTTLGTYYCLLAVAAVVTLLCWRVSVTRPGRAFYAVRDSDTVASAYGIDTTRTKLSGFVLAGAVASVAGAVLTYVIGQPGGNYTDIFFSITWLAYVVVGGIGSIGGAVLASSVFGLLPLVFTSRASASSTGSGAEIVAGALLILVMVVNPGGVATMARFVRRRSTVHGELVAEDRQLVDAVGAL